The sequence GGATAAGGGATGAGGAGAACTGCTTGAGGTGGCGGCGAGATGGGGGTATAGAGGATCCACCCTGTAAAAAAACAGGCAGGTGTGGCTTCCCCAGCACACACTACTGAAAACgtttcagatgaggaaatagcCTAAAGGAGTGTCATACAAGGAGAGCTGACAGGCAAGCCCAGATCCCAGCCTGAAGCAGAACTGGCCTCAGGAGGAAGAGCCCTGCCTACAcagtgtgggaggagggggaggaatgCTGGGCGCAGCTGCTGCCACAGCAGGCCACCTGTGCAGGGAGGAAAGGCTCCCATTGCTGGCCTCGCACCTATGGGGAGCAAAGTGACTGTGGCAGAGGACACAGCACATGGAGTGTCCTCAGCAGGAGGGGAGCAAACTGGTCAACAGAAGGACCCCAACCACACACACAAGGCCAGGCACAAGGTGAAGATAGGAGCACAGGAAAGGGGGGCCCATCTTAGCCCCATCCACTTCCAGCCCCACCGACTTCCTCCCCGGGAGCAGTCCCCCCAAGGCCCTTCAAGGCATGATCCTCCAGAATGTCCCAGGATTCCAGCCTGTGACACTCAGGGTCACTGAGAGAGGTTCCCGCTCCCAATGAGTGGATATGGCCAAGGTAAAACCCAAGGCTTGGCCAGACCtgcctgctcctgctccctcagGCGTGGCCTCTAGCAAGTGCTAGACAAAGGGCCCCACTTCGGGCACAGTGGTCCCTGTCCAACAGTGCCCTGGCTGTTTGCATTGTCCTCATGGAACATTCCCAGGAGCAGCTGCTGCACTCAGAGGGATCTACACCCAACCTTCAATGTGCCCAGGGAGGCAAGCCAGAATTACAGACCCCCCAGGGAGGGAACTCACAGCTCAGAGCAGATAACCCTGCCAGTTGTCCCCCTGCAGAGCCACTGTTGGAGAAGCTGGCCAGCAAAGGTTCAGATGGGGAGAGTAGGACAGGGAGGTGAAAAGTCCAGCCACACCATGCAGGGAGAAGGCAAAATCCTGGCTTCCAAAATTGTAGTCACAGCTGGCCCAAGAGTCTTTGCCCCTCCTGATCCACCTCCACCTTTGGCCCCCCTGCACGGCCTGCAGGCTGCCTCTGTGGACACCACCAAGGACCTCTAGGactgaagggagggaggaaaggtcAGGGATATTTTTTCCCCAGCTCCCTCCTTGTGGGATCACTGCCTCTACACTCTTCCCAGGGTCCAGTGACCGACCTGCCCTTCTTCCAGGAGTCTGTTACTACCCTTGGGGTACCATACACTCAGCTCCCACCTTTGTAAGAAAGATGACTGTATTAAACTTTCCtcagaatggggatccctgggtggtgcagcggtttagtgcctgcctttggcccagggcgcgatcctggagacctgggatcgaatcccacatcgggctcccggtgcatggagcctgcttctccctctgcctatgtctctgcctctccttctctctgtgtgtgactatcgtaaataaataaaaattaaaaaaaaaaaaaactttcctcaGACTGCCCTAACTTGAGTATGTCTTTTGTTTCCTCCTGGGACTCAGGCAAATATGACCATCCACTCTGAATTTCTTGGGATGCCCCATGTTACAATAATCAATCCCACAAGTAGGCCTGGCTCCCGGTGTGCGAGCACCAGAAGACCGATGTGttcccctcagccccctcctACCTCGTCTCAACCAAATGCAAGGCCAGTCTCCGCTGGCCTTTGGTCCATGCCAGCGCCCTGGCTGGCCTTCCAGGATTCCAAGTCCAAGTGGCTCAGGCTAGAGCCTCATTCCCGCAGGGCACTCCTCCTTTATGACTTCACCCGCTGAAGTCACCTGGGAGACAATGCTGAACGTTCCACTCCAGAGTCTTGGCCTCTAGGAGGCAGGGACAGCAGGCCCGGCCGGCCCAGAGGACTTTCTGTCCACAGTGTAAATGAGGACGCCGCTGGCCCATGTCCCGCAGGGATGTAGAGGGCAGCCTCAGAGGCACTGGGCGCTCCCAGCACCATGGATGACGCTGCCGTCCTCAAGCAACGAGGCTACATCATGGGGATAAATTTGGGAGAGGGCTCGTATGCAAAAGTCAAATCCGCTTACTCTGAGCGTCTGAAGTTCAATGTGGCGGTCAAGATCATCGACCGCAAGAAAGCCCCCAAGGACTTCTTGGAGAAATTCCTTCCCCGGGAAATTGAGATTCTGGCCATGCTAAACCACCGCTCCATTGTCAAGACCTATGAAATCTTCGAGACATCAGATGGCAAGGTCTACATCGTCATGGAGCTCGGGGTCCAGGGCGACCTGCTCGAGTTCATCAAAACCCGGGGAGCCCTGCACGAGGATGATGCTCGCAAGAAGTTCCATCAGCTGTCCTCGGCCATCAAGTACTGCCACGACCTGGACATCGTCCACCGAGATCTCAAGTGCGAGAACCTCCTCCTCGACAAGGACTTCAACATCAAGCTGTCCGACTTCGGCTTCTCCAAGCGCTGCCTGCGAGATGACAGCGGCCGACTGACTCTGAGCAAGACCTTCTGCGGGTCGGCGGCGTATGCGGCCCCCGAGGTGCTGCAGGGCATCCCCTACCAGCCCAAGGTGTATGACATCTGGAGCCTGGGCGTGATCCTCTACATCATGGTCTGTGGCTCCATGCCCTACGACGACTCCAACATCAAGAAGATGCTGCGCATCCAGAAGGAGCACCGCGTCAACTTCCCCCTCTCCAAGCACCTGACGGGCGAGTGCAAGGACCTCATCTACCGCATGCTACAGCCCGACGTCAACCGGCGGCTGCACATCGACGAGATCCTCAGCCACTGCTGGGTGCAGCCCAAGACACGGGGCCTGTCCTCTGCAGCCATCAACAAGGAGGGGGAGTGCTCCCGGGGTGCTGAGCCCTCGTGGACCCCTGAGACCCCCGACAGAAAGTCTGCCACTAAGGTGGAGCCCCGAGAGGAGGCACGGCCCGAGACAGAGCCCGAGACAAAACCCGAGGAGGAGACGTTGCCAGTGCAGGTGTCGAGGCAGTCGGACACCACGGGCCTTAATGGAGAGCCGCTGAgcaaggagacagaggaagaggcccTCCCACAGCCTTCGGAGACACACACCTAGTGAGCCTCTCTTGGCCCAGGGGGCCGGCAGAGAACAAAGCAGAGCTCATGGCTTTGAGCCCGAGCTCCAAAGAAGCCAAGGGAAAAGCCAAAGAAGGAAGACTGTCCTGGATGAGCCACTATTTTCGTCagtttctcctccctccccttgaaCTTGGTAACCCACATGGCTAAAGAAGCAATAAATCACTATATTAGTGACCCCAAGGTGAATGTCTTTGCCCCAGCTGACTGCGGTCATCCAGGGAGAGGATCCTGGGCTCTCCCCGCCGCCACCCCACTCTCGGATCGATCGCACCGCATTTCACCTCCAGTTTGGGAAAATACATCCCCGTGTGCTCAGCCCTGACTGTGACCTCAGGCCCTGGACCAGAGCAGAGAGCTGAGCAAGGAAGATGCTGTTTCAAGAGGGAGGCCATGAGTGCGgtgctgggagggggaggggggcagtgaaGATGGAACCAAGAAGGCAAGGGGGCTGCCTGCAGCAGAGAGGCGCTGTAGGCAGGGGCTGTCTGCAGTTGGGGCTGAGGATCTGGGCCCTCAAAACCCCAGCGCCACCGCCTTCACAAGGCtgcgggtggggagggggcctgcagggggcagATGGACATGCCTCTCAGCCCCTCTGGAGCTCCCCACCCCAGTAGGCaactcatttcttttgttctgtccACCAGGGTTCCCCCCTCCTCCCGTGGCCAACCAACACCCAGGATGCCCTGAGTCATCCTGCCTGTGGTCATTCCCCCTGCCCCACTGGATGGCCCGGCTCCACccggcctgtatgtcccacagtCACACTCTGTGTCCCCAACCACATTCCATTCCCTTCTAGTCCCAGTCTGTCCCCAGGGCTGATGCTCCACACCAGAGTGGATAAGCAGACCGGTGTGCTCACAATGCTTGCCGTGCCCTGCAGCCGCCAGTCGGTGTCCTTTAGAGGGAGCAGGCCTGCACTCAGCATCGCTGGCTGCCATGCCCTGCCTGGCCCACCCCGTGTTATTCTCAGGCTGCTCCTTCTGACCTCAGCCATCGCAGcccctttctcttcctgccctgcACTCACCCTGCGGGTTTGACACATCAAGAGGACAAGCGCCTTCAGACTTATCCCCCTTCTGCCCACGTCAGTATCTTGGAAAAACCCCAaccccaggccctgggagagGTGAAGTCCAGTGAGGGCCCCGGCCCCACTCTCTTCGCACCCCTCCGCACAGCACTCCACCTCTCTGCCTTGCTCTTGCCTTCCCCACAGCCACCTTCACACATTCTACGTCTTCCTATCTCCATGTTCCTGTGTGTCTTCTCGAACACACGACTTGGCTACTGCCATGGCCTCTACCTGCCCCCTTTGTTCCCCCAGTGGCCAGAGCCTCCCTTCAGCATGCAGTCGAGATCCCACTGCCCTGGGGAAGGATCCCGGTGCGGGCCTtggcctcccagccccctccctcagccccagccccacccgtTTACGTGCCAGAATCACACTTGTACATGTGTCCCTGCAGACCTtacccatgtctccaggatcagccgaGGGGCCATGGCCTCCGCAAAGCCTTCAGAACTTGGTAGCCCGCCACTATAAGCTCTGCTGCTGGGGCAGGCCTGTGAGTGCTGAGGTCCAGGCACAGGACAGGCCCTGGGTGATGTCGGAGGAGCCACCCAATTTTTCCCAGAGGTCCCAGGAACCCAGCGTTGTGCAGATCATCTGGTGACAGAGTAAAATTCCAGAGTACATGGGGCTGGTTGGAGTGGGGACATCCTGAGAAGTTCACGAACCTCCTCACTTTGGTCATCTGTGGCTTGTTGTGGTCGTCGGGCAACATGCAGCAAGAGGGCCTGGGAGCAACCCACTATGGCCTAATCAGAAGGCAAGCCTGGGCAGGAGGGGCCCCAGGAAGGAGCATCTGCTGTGTGCTTTACAGGTGGGGAGACAGCTCAGAGAGGGTGGGCAActgcctgagatcacacagcacAGAGTGGCGGCCTAG is a genomic window of Vulpes vulpes isolate BD-2025 chromosome 10, VulVul3, whole genome shotgun sequence containing:
- the TSSK1B gene encoding testis-specific serine/threonine-protein kinase 1, with amino-acid sequence MDDAAVLKQRGYIMGINLGEGSYAKVKSAYSERLKFNVAVKIIDRKKAPKDFLEKFLPREIEILAMLNHRSIVKTYEIFETSDGKVYIVMELGVQGDLLEFIKTRGALHEDDARKKFHQLSSAIKYCHDLDIVHRDLKCENLLLDKDFNIKLSDFGFSKRCLRDDSGRLTLSKTFCGSAAYAAPEVLQGIPYQPKVYDIWSLGVILYIMVCGSMPYDDSNIKKMLRIQKEHRVNFPLSKHLTGECKDLIYRMLQPDVNRRLHIDEILSHCWVQPKTRGLSSAAINKEGECSRGAEPSWTPETPDRKSATKVEPREEARPETEPETKPEEETLPVQVSRQSDTTGLNGEPLSKETEEEALPQPSETHT